CGAAGGTTCGATGCCCCAGGATTCCCAACCGCGTTGTTGCGCGAGTTCGACCATCACGCCGATGTGGCAGCCGACGTCGAGCAAACGACGCGGCGCGGCAATCGCGCCGACGAGGTCTTCGAGCGGTTTCAAATTGCGCGTGAACGTGAGGACGCGTCCTTCGCGCTCTTCGACGTACATTGGGTCCTCGACGACGCTGTAACTTTCTTCGACGAGTGCGGATTCCCAGCGCGGGTTGGCGTACACCAGGTTGCACTTGCGGCATCGCACAATCGGCGGATGCACGCCATACGCTGCGCTCGTGCAACGGAAATCGTCGGCGTTGGGTGTCAGGTTCGTCAACGTGCTGGGGTACAATAGTTCGGCGTCGCGCGCGCCGCAAAGGTTGCACGCGATTTCTTCACTCAGAGTGATCGGCATATCGTTTCCAGGTTATTGGATTTTGGTCGGACGGGGGAGCAGACCCAGTGTGACGCGCAATCGGCGATAGAACAACCGCAAGACGGTGTACGTCGCTTTGTAAATTTCGGCGCGCGAGATTTTGGAGGTGCCAGCGCGGCGATCTTGATACGTGATAGGCACTTCGCCGATGCGCCAACCGCGCGCCTGGCAGAGGAACAGCATTTCGATGAGAAACGAATAGCCGTTGGAAAACACGCTTGCGAGGTCAATGGATTGCAACACGCCGCGGCGATACGCGCGAAAGCCGGCGGTGCAATCCGTTGCGCGCAGACCCAGCATCAATCGCGCAAACGAATTCGCGCCCCAACTGACCAGGCGCAATTTCCAACCGCGTCCTTCCATACCCCCGCCCGTCGTATAGCGCGAGCCGATCACCACGTCGAATTTGTTCAACGCGGCGAGCAACCCTGACACGTAGCGTGGATGATGCGAGAAATCCGCGTCCATCGTCACGATGGGATCGAGATTCAGTTCGAACGCGCGCTGCATCCCGGCGATGTGCGCGGTACCTAGTCCCAGTTTTGCCGGACGATGCACGCATGCGACGCGCGGCTCACGCGCGACGATTTCGTCCACCAATGCGCCTGTGCCATCGGGCGAATTATCGTCCACGATGATGATGTGCGCGTCCATCGGCAATGCCAAGAGTTGGCTGACGAGGTTCGGGATATTATCGCGTTCGTTGTATGTCGGAATGATGATGGCGGGTGGCATGGCTTCTCCAAAAAGTCGTGTCACATTGTATTCTATTTCGGTGAGAATGCAAACGAGTAGAGTCGGGTGATTCCCCGCAGCGCTGAAATGGCATTGCGAGGAGCCGCAACGCGTTTGCGACGAAGCAATTTCCGATTCGCAAACCGGGGTTGCTTCGTATTGCTCGCAATGACAATTGCGGGTATTCACGAGGAACAACGAGGTCACTCGCCGCTACATATTCACCAACTCCACCGCATCAATGTGCAATCCGATCTGCGCGCCGACCGCGAGCGCGCGATCCGTTTCGATGAGCAACTCTACTTGCGGACGAACGACGACGCGCACGCGATAAGTGCCCGCGCGAAACACACATTCGGCGACGAGCGCCGGAATGCCCGTGCCATCTGAATTGACGCGAACATTTTCCGCGCGCACGAGCGCGACCGCATTTTCGATTGGACGTGTCACGGCAAAGATGCCGAGCGGTGTTTCGGCGCGACCATCGGGCAGGGCGCGCGCGGGAAACATATTCGTCAAGCCGAGAAAACGCGCGACGAACGCGTTTGCCGGCGCGCGATAAATTTCGGCGGGCGCACCGACTTGCGCGAATTGTCCGTCGTGCATGATCGCGATGCGGTCGGCGAGCGCGAACGCTTCGTCTTGATCGTGCGTCACGTACAGCGCGGTCATGCCGATGCGTTTCAAAATCGCACGTAGGTCGGCGATGAGTTGCTCGCGCAAGATGCGATCCAGCGCGCCGAGCGGTTCGTCGAGCATCAAGAGACGCGGACGCGGTGCGAGCGAACGCGCGAGTGCGACGCGTTGTTGTTCGCCGCCGGATAAATTGTTCACGCTCCGTTCCGCAAAGCCGGTTAACCCGACGAGTTCGAGCGTTTCGGCGACGCGCGCGCGAATTGCCTCGCGCGATAAATTCTGCATCTGCAAACCGAACGCGACGTTATCGAACACATTCTTGTGTGGAAAGAGCGCGAGGTCTTGGAACATCAACCCAAAGCGGCGTAAGTGGACGGGCACGCCGCGCAGATCCGTTCCCTCTAAATGCACGGCGCCGCTCTCCGCGACTTCCAGTCCCGCGATGATGCGAAGCAAAGTCGTTTTGCCGCTACCGCTCGGACCGAGCAGACAAACGATTTCGCCCGCGTCCACGTTGAGAGAGACGCCGCGCAAGAGGGGCTGATGTTCGTAGGTTTTGGCGATGCGGGTGATTTCAACAAGTGACATTTGTGTTCCGTATTGCGTATTGTCAACCTTGCGAAGGTTTGCAAACCTTCGCAAGGTTGATTGCGTATCGCGTCAAAATTCGCCGAGGTCGCTGGGGCGCGCGCGTTCCAGCGCGATGATCGCGAGCGCGCTGACAAACATCAAGATCGTCGTGAGCGCGAGCGCCTGCCCGAAATTCGCGATGCCGGGTTGACCGAGCAAACGAAAGATCGCGAGCGTGATCGTCGGCATTTCGGGACGCGCGACGAGCGCGGTGGCGCCAAACTCGCCCATTGAAATGGTGAACGCAAAGACCGCGCCGACGACGACCGCGCGCGCGATGATCGGCAAATCTACGTGTCGCCACACGCGCCAGGGCGACGCGCCGAGTACCTGCGCGGTTTCGCGCAAGCGCGGCTGAATGCCGCGCAACACCGGCAAAATACTCCGGACGACGAACGGAAACGCGACGAGCGTGTGCGCAACCGGGACGAGCGCGACGCTCGTGCGCCAGCTCCCTAAGGCGAGAATGAAACCGAAACCGAGCGTCACCGCGGAGGTGCCGAGCGGAAGCATCAGCACCGGGTCGAGCATCTTCGCGACGCGCTGTGAACTGGCAAGCGTGTGCGCGGCGGTAAGACCGAGCGCGACCGCGAGCATCACCGTCGCGCCGGCAAAGATGAGCGAATTGCCGACTGCTTGAATCGGCGGGACGAACGTGATCGCGTCGCGACGATTGGCGAACAACTCGGCGTAGTACGCCAGTCCGTTTTCGAATGAGGCGGCGGCGACGGCGAGCAAGGGCGCGAGCAAAAAGATCACCATGGCGGCGAGATACGCGCCGACGAAAATCTTTTCGCGCAAGTTTTGGAGAGGGCGGCGCGTGATGGTTTGCGGACGGAGATGCAAGGGCTGGGTCATGCGCGTTTGCATTCGCGTGTACAAGGTCATCAACAAAAACGTGCAGACGAGTTGAACCAGTGACAAGGTTGCCGCGACCGGGAGATCGAACAAGTTGACCGTTTGGCGATAGATTTCAACTTCGAGTGTGGCGAGACGCGGACCGCCGAGAATCAGTACGACGCCAAACGAGGTGAAATCGAAAATGAATACGAGGAGCGCCGCGGCAATGATCGCGGGCGCGAGCAAGGGCAAGGTGATATGCCAGAACGCGCGGGCGCGATTCGCGCCGAGCACGCGCGCGGCATGTTCGATTTGTGGATCGAGGTTTGCCCAGAACCCACCGACGACGCGCAAGACAATCGTGAAATTGTAGAACGTGTGCGCGAGAAGAATGATCCAAAGTGTATTGATAATCTGGATCGGCGGCGCGTCGAGCGCGAACGCGCGCATCAGCGCGAGATTGACGCTGCCGCGCGGACCGAACAGCGCGCTGAACGCGGTCGCAACGACGAGCGTCGGCATCAGGAAGGGGATCGTCGTCAGTGCGCGCAACACCGCCGCGCCGCGCAATTGATAGCGCGCAAAAATGTACGCGGCGGGCAGCGCGGCGCCGAGTGTTAGTAACGTCGAGAGCGTGGCTTGCCAAACGGTAAATCCCAGGACGCGCGCATAGTACACGTCGGTGAATACTTGATGCGCGCCGCGCGCCGCATCGCCGGCAAAACTCGTTTGCAGAATCGCGGCGAGCGGATAAAAGTAGAACAGCGCGAGAAAAAGGAGCGGTAGAATCAGAAGCAGGTGGCGTGATCTCATGCGGCTTAGAGCGGAGTTTCCGCCACCACCACGCGATTGCGACCGGCGGTTTTGGCGCGATAGAGCGCGGCATCGGCGGCGCGGAGAATAGATTGCGGGTAAACGCCGTGCGTCGGACACGCGGCAATGCCGGCGGACATACTCATGCCGTTGACGGTTTGTCCCAGGTATTGCACGACGAGCTCATGCGTGGCGCGGTGCAATTCCTCCGCGCGTTGGCGCGCGTTCTCCAATTCTGCCTCGGCGAGAATCAAGATGAATTCGTCGCCGCCGAAACGGCACGCGACATCCGCACCGCGGATGCTGCTCTTGATCAAGTTGCCGAATTGGCGGAGCGCTTCGTCACCCATTTCGTGACCGAATTGATCGTTAATGTCTTTGAGATGATCGAGATCAATCGTGACGATACTGAGCGGGCGTTGACTGCGCGCGGCGCGACGCAATTCGCGTTCCAGCGTTTCTTCCATGTAGCGGCGGTTGTGCAAGCCGGTCAACGGATCGCGCACGGCTTGTTCGCGCAAAATCTCTTGCATTTTGAGATTGGACAAGGAAAGCGCGAGATGCTCCGCGAAGGAGTGCGCGAGCGAGTGAAGGTTGGCTTCGTGTTCCTGGGTTGTTGCCGGAATGCCGGGGGTAAGCAGGTGCAACAGTCCGATCAATTCGTTCTGCGAAAACAGCGGCACGCACAGGTATGCCTGCGCCGACTGTTTAACGTGCGCGCATGGGAGTCCGTTTTGCGTGGGACCGTAGGCGTTCACGCGATTGCGTCGTATCGCCCAACAGTCCCGCGTGGAAAACACTTGCTCCTCGGATGAGAGATCGCCCCAGATTGCCATGGCTTCGACGAGTTCTTGGGTGGGGTGGCGCATGAACAGCGCGCCCGTTTCGCTCGGGAAAAGTTGCTGGGCAAAACGCGCGATGACCGCAAACGCTTCATCGGTCGTATGGCAGGTTTGCAGCATTTCGCCCATTTCGTTGAGAATCTGGGATTGATAGTGGCGTTGCTGCAGCTCGCGCAGGGAGTTGTCCAAACCTTCGTTCGCGCGGCGCAGTTTCTCCTCGGTGCGTTTGCGTTCGGTGATGTCGTGAAGCGTGTGGACTCCGCCAATGAGTTCGCCTTCGTCGTCAAATAGTGGATCTATGCTGGAGGTGTACCAACCATTCCCAATCATCACGTCGAGCGTCTCGCGCTGATGCGAGGATTGCATCCGGACGAACGGACAACCGGGAATGGGCGTCGGCGAATCGTGAACGGCTTGGCAACATTTCTGCCCGATAATTTCGTCCGTGGTCTTGCCCAGTAATTTACTGACCGCCGCGTTACAGCGTTCGATGCGACTATCATGGTCGAGCAAGCAAACACTGTCAGCGATGGCATCGAAGGTGGTTTGCCACTG
This portion of the Chloroflexota bacterium genome encodes:
- a CDS encoding ABC transporter ATP-binding protein; its protein translation is MSLVEITRIAKTYEHQPLLRGVSLNVDAGEIVCLLGPSGSGKTTLLRIIAGLEVAESGAVHLEGTDLRGVPVHLRRFGLMFQDLALFPHKNVFDNVAFGLQMQNLSREAIRARVAETLELVGLTGFAERSVNNLSGGEQQRVALARSLAPRPRLLMLDEPLGALDRILREQLIADLRAILKRIGMTALYVTHDQDEAFALADRIAIMHDGQFAQVGAPAEIYRAPANAFVARFLGLTNMFPARALPDGRAETPLGIFAVTRPIENAVALVRAENVRVNSDGTGIPALVAECVFRAGTYRVRVVVRPQVELLIETDRALAVGAQIGLHIDAVELVNM
- a CDS encoding iron ABC transporter permease, which translates into the protein MILPLLFLALFYFYPLAAILQTSFAGDAARGAHQVFTDVYYARVLGFTVWQATLSTLLTLGAALPAAYIFARYQLRGAAVLRALTTIPFLMPTLVVATAFSALFGPRGSVNLALMRAFALDAPPIQIINTLWIILLAHTFYNFTIVLRVVGGFWANLDPQIEHAARVLGANRARAFWHITLPLLAPAIIAAALLVFIFDFTSFGVVLILGGPRLATLEVEIYRQTVNLFDLPVAATLSLVQLVCTFLLMTLYTRMQTRMTQPLHLRPQTITRRPLQNLREKIFVGAYLAAMVIFLLAPLLAVAAASFENGLAYYAELFANRRDAITFVPPIQAVGNSLIFAGATVMLAVALGLTAAHTLASSQRVAKMLDPVLMLPLGTSAVTLGFGFILALGSWRTSVALVPVAHTLVAFPFVVRSILPVLRGIQPRLRETAQVLGASPWRVWRHVDLPIIARAVVVGAVFAFTISMGEFGATALVARPEMPTITLAIFRLLGQPGIANFGQALALTTILMFVSALAIIALERARPSDLGEF
- a CDS encoding polyprenol monophosphomannose synthase, producing the protein MPPAIIIPTYNERDNIPNLVSQLLALPMDAHIIIVDDNSPDGTGALVDEIVAREPRVACVHRPAKLGLGTAHIAGMQRAFELNLDPIVTMDADFSHHPRYVSGLLAALNKFDVVIGSRYTTGGGMEGRGWKLRLVSWGANSFARLMLGLRATDCTAGFRAYRRGVLQSIDLASVFSNGYSFLIEMLFLCQARGWRIGEVPITYQDRRAGTSKISRAEIYKATYTVLRLFYRRLRVTLGLLPRPTKIQ